One region of Actinomycetota bacterium genomic DNA includes:
- a CDS encoding response regulator transcription factor, with translation MKLHERPGVSPRRRVLVVDDEGSVRRLIARYLSAEGFDTEEAADTPQAFEALGRFSPDLVLLDVVLPGEDGLDFLARVRRTSDVPVILLTAKGDEPDRIIGLKLGADDYVVKPFSPPELAARVNSVLRRATGSRPPLLEMGDGLSIDLAARKVLVGQRPVALRAREFDLLSFLARSPRQVFSREQLLDQVWGSSGDWQDPRTVNEHVRRIRHHIEAEPDNPRWVKTVRGVGYYLEP, from the coding sequence ATGAAACTGCACGAACGGCCGGGGGTGAGCCCACGTCGGCGGGTGCTGGTGGTCGACGACGAGGGTTCGGTCCGTCGCCTGATCGCCCGTTACCTGTCGGCCGAGGGCTTCGACACCGAGGAGGCGGCCGACACCCCCCAGGCCTTCGAGGCCCTCGGCCGGTTCTCACCCGACCTGGTCCTGCTCGACGTCGTACTGCCGGGCGAGGATGGGCTCGACTTCCTGGCCCGGGTCCGGCGCACGAGTGACGTGCCTGTCATCCTGCTGACCGCCAAGGGGGACGAGCCCGACCGGATCATCGGGCTCAAGCTGGGAGCCGACGACTATGTCGTGAAACCGTTCTCGCCGCCCGAGCTGGCCGCCCGGGTGAACTCGGTCCTGCGCCGGGCCACCGGGTCTCGGCCGCCGCTGCTGGAGATGGGCGACGGCCTGAGCATCGACCTGGCGGCCCGCAAGGTCCTGGTCGGTCAACGACCCGTCGCCCTCCGCGCCCGCGAGTTCGACCTGCTCTCCTTCCTGGCCCGCTCCCCCCGCCAGGTCTTCTCCAGGGAACAGTTGCTCGACCAGGTGTGGGGCTCGTCGGGCGACTGGCAGGACCCCCGCACGGTCAACGAGCACGTGCGCCGGATCCGGCACCACATCGAGGCCGAGCCCGACAACCCCCGCTGGGTGAAGACCGTCCGGGGGGTCGGCTATTACCTCGAACCCTGA
- a CDS encoding class E sortase codes for MLELLRTKPAVRRSISVLSVLLLLGGLALVGYPFYTNMWQSRLQSQLTKQLASPELVQAYRERAVETGDSLTRVRIPALDVDTVVVEGITPSALRAGAGHYPQTPLPCEAGNVAIAGHRTTYGKPFGNIDRLKVGDTIELTTPIGGCVYQLTKAPFIVEPTDMSVLDPTAERTLTLTTCHPRGSAAQRLIVQATWVRDLPAA; via the coding sequence GTGCTAGAGCTCCTGCGCACCAAGCCCGCCGTCCGCCGCAGCATCTCGGTGCTCTCGGTCCTGCTGCTCTTAGGAGGGCTCGCCCTGGTGGGCTACCCCTTCTACACCAACATGTGGCAGTCCCGTCTGCAGAGCCAGCTCACCAAGCAGCTGGCCAGTCCCGAGTTGGTGCAGGCCTACCGGGAGCGGGCCGTCGAGACCGGTGACAGCCTGACCCGGGTACGTATCCCCGCCCTCGACGTCGACACGGTGGTCGTCGAGGGCATCACGCCCAGCGCACTGCGGGCGGGTGCCGGCCACTACCCCCAGACCCCGCTGCCGTGCGAGGCCGGCAACGTGGCTATCGCCGGGCACCGCACGACCTACGGCAAGCCGTTCGGCAACATCGACCGGCTCAAGGTGGGTGACACCATCGAGCTGACCACCCCCATCGGCGGGTGCGTCTACCAGCTCACCAAGGCCCCCTTCATCGTCGAACCCACGGACATGTCGGTCCTCGACCCGACGGCCGAGCGCACCCTCACGCTGACCACCTGCCACCCCCGTGGGTCGGCCGCCCAGCGTCTGATCGTGCAAGCCACCTGGGTCAGAGACCTCCCGGCGGCATGA
- a CDS encoding ATPase, T2SS/T4P/T4SS family: protein MSPRSTSPRTGVMARLAEAATATGLQQANGHGAAPRPVGPALRTAPRPGSGLLGELLVANGLATAAQVEGALRRQRSSGRRIGELLVEAGIVDERDVVSVVGEQRGIPVVDLRHTKADPAALARLPEEVARRLTAIPLRVAGGATEIAVADLPGSTAAPELAAATGGPVRLVLAASNDIRRAIDSSYRALDNVAQQVKAFEAAAAAREVREPAAVERSDEPDAPVVEVVNAIVAQALRDRASDIHVEPQGDRTRVRYRVDGALHEVLSLPPAMGPVLASRIKIMANMNIVERRRAQDGQFATVIDGRALDVRVATSSTIKGETVVMRLLDKSKSLFELSELGMPEGTSTEFTRLVRSPFGMVACAGPTGSGKTTTLYAALAEINTPDRNIVTIEDPVEYVVPSINQTQINSSADVTFAGGLKAILRQDPDVILVGEMRDAETARIAVQSALTGHLVLSSIHATDAVSALLRFLDMGIESFLVASSVIGIVGQRLVRRTCTECRAPYRPSAEEMAYFRQFGGPAKNRFWKGAGCNFCSQTGYQERIGVYELLTVDEAMRELIVRRAPAPELRELARAQGMRTLQDEGVRLVREDVTTISEIVRTVYVA from the coding sequence ATGAGCCCTCGATCGACATCGCCGCGGACGGGCGTGATGGCCCGGCTGGCCGAGGCGGCCACCGCGACCGGCCTGCAGCAGGCCAACGGCCACGGTGCGGCGCCCCGTCCGGTGGGCCCCGCACTCCGGACCGCGCCCCGGCCGGGCTCCGGGTTGCTGGGTGAGCTGCTGGTGGCCAACGGGCTGGCGACCGCGGCCCAGGTGGAGGGTGCCCTCCGCCGCCAGCGCAGCTCGGGCCGGCGGATCGGCGAGCTCCTGGTGGAGGCGGGCATCGTCGACGAGCGCGACGTGGTGTCGGTCGTGGGCGAGCAGCGAGGGATTCCCGTCGTCGACCTGCGCCACACCAAGGCCGACCCCGCGGCCCTCGCCCGGCTCCCCGAGGAGGTGGCCCGCCGGCTCACCGCCATCCCCCTGAGAGTGGCCGGGGGGGCCACCGAGATCGCCGTCGCCGACCTGCCCGGATCGACCGCCGCGCCCGAGCTGGCGGCCGCCACCGGCGGCCCGGTCCGGCTGGTCCTGGCCGCGTCCAACGACATCCGCCGAGCCATCGACTCGTCCTACCGGGCGCTCGACAACGTGGCTCAGCAGGTCAAGGCGTTCGAGGCGGCCGCCGCGGCCCGCGAGGTCCGCGAACCGGCCGCCGTCGAGCGGTCCGACGAACCCGACGCCCCCGTCGTCGAAGTGGTCAACGCCATCGTGGCCCAGGCCCTTCGTGACCGGGCGTCGGACATCCACGTCGAGCCGCAAGGTGACAGGACCCGGGTCCGTTACCGGGTGGACGGGGCACTTCACGAGGTCCTCTCGCTCCCCCCGGCGATGGGCCCGGTCCTGGCAAGTCGCATCAAGATCATGGCGAACATGAACATCGTCGAGCGGCGGCGGGCCCAGGACGGCCAGTTCGCCACCGTCATCGACGGCCGGGCCCTGGACGTGCGGGTGGCCACCAGCTCGACGATCAAGGGCGAGACGGTCGTCATGAGGCTGCTCGACAAGAGCAAGAGCCTGTTCGAGCTCAGCGAGCTGGGCATGCCCGAGGGCACGAGCACCGAGTTCACCCGCCTGGTGCGCTCGCCCTTCGGCATGGTGGCGTGCGCCGGCCCGACGGGCAGCGGCAAGACCACGACCCTCTACGCCGCCCTCGCGGAGATCAACACCCCCGACCGCAACATCGTCACCATCGAGGACCCCGTCGAGTACGTGGTGCCGTCGATCAACCAGACCCAGATCAACAGCTCGGCCGACGTCACCTTCGCCGGGGGGCTGAAGGCGATCCTGCGCCAGGACCCCGATGTGATCCTGGTGGGCGAGATGCGTGACGCCGAGACGGCCCGCATCGCCGTGCAGTCGGCCCTCACCGGCCACCTCGTGCTGTCCTCGATCCACGCCACCGACGCCGTGTCGGCCCTGTTGCGGTTCCTCGACATGGGCATCGAGTCGTTCCTGGTGGCCAGCTCGGTCATCGGGATCGTCGGCCAGCGGCTGGTGCGGCGCACGTGCACGGAGTGCCGGGCGCCCTACCGGCCGAGCGCCGAGGAGATGGCCTACTTCCGCCAGTTCGGCGGCCCGGCCAAGAACCGCTTCTGGAAGGGGGCGGGCTGCAACTTCTGCAGCCAGACCGGTTACCAGGAGCGCATCGGCGTCTACGAGCTGCTCACCGTCGACGAGGCCATGCGCGAGTTGATCGTACGGCGGGCACCGGCCCCCGAGCTGCGCGAGCTCGCTCGCGCCCAGGGCATGAGGACCCTCCAGGACGAAGGCGTCCGCCTCGTACGGGAGGACGTCACCACCATCAGCGAGATCGTGCGAACGGTCTACGTCGCCTAA
- a CDS encoding ATP-binding protein: protein MGGERAKPQGQADEHPDGRYARLEMAADHARRHLALVQAAGAVLEAVVDDADVALARVLDVLVPEFADWCAVDVPDGDRVRSLGWRVSESLGPGPRAEAERLRASWSGPAAGVIASGQAALYIPGTTPPDRARALGSPPAGPGGAGSALVVPVRLRGLTMAAISCGTVPPRRGFRPSDVAAAEEVAGRAAFALERALLLRERQERAEEAGARAAQLRRLMEAALAVRSRHSLAEVLDVGAEQARRVMGASACVALVRPDDGQAGDGETANDAMGGGLAVSRAVPWPPEAVVDRLCQRARASAAPTPEPGPAPGVPPRPAGPGDGPGAVLTDTSGTVLGAIVVGERADGRPYAEHDETLLVSLAQLVSEAVEGARLYERARTSEARARALVDASPLAIVELGPTGEVRDANAAAVRLLGWSGSVEPRRFPVLYPPEGGAVDLAAEVAEGPTMVDRRLVLQSAAVVELSVSTAPLPAAGLLVVLADVTERRRLEAEMAKTKRMEAVGRMAGGVAHDFNNLLTVVLGHSHLLLRSMDEGDGGRAHVESIKEAGERAASLSAQLLTIARGQIVTPALVDLNHVVESMNVVVRRLLPEDVEVRVSTAPGVPAVVADAGQLEQVLLNLAVNARDAVAGGGLVEIATSGRPGWAVLRVSDDGEGMTAEVRERCFEPFFSTRRRASAGLGLATVYGIVTQAGGRVEVDSAPGQGTTFTVELPAAAGTPAVPAASPAAAPGGRERVLLVEDDPAVRSLTRDMLEREGYGVTEAPGGAEALRLARAGERFDLLVTDVVMPEVDGVSLAAVLAELCGPLPTLFISGYLDTSAGWSEGLPEGAQLLAKPFGPGELAAKAREAIAGRGAQGSR from the coding sequence GTGGGCGGGGAGCGGGCCAAGCCGCAGGGGCAAGCCGACGAGCACCCGGACGGCCGTTACGCCCGCCTGGAGATGGCCGCGGACCATGCCCGCCGCCACTTGGCCCTCGTCCAGGCGGCCGGGGCCGTCCTGGAGGCGGTGGTGGACGATGCCGATGTCGCCCTTGCCCGCGTCTTGGACGTGCTGGTGCCCGAGTTCGCGGACTGGTGTGCCGTGGACGTTCCCGACGGCGACCGCGTGCGCTCACTCGGTTGGCGGGTTTCCGAGAGCCTTGGCCCCGGCCCGCGGGCCGAGGCGGAACGGCTGCGGGCGTCGTGGTCGGGCCCGGCCGCCGGGGTGATCGCCAGCGGCCAGGCCGCCCTGTACATCCCGGGGACGACGCCCCCCGACCGCGCCCGCGCCCTCGGCTCCCCGCCGGCTGGCCCTGGCGGCGCGGGCTCGGCCCTGGTGGTGCCGGTGAGGCTGCGGGGCCTGACCATGGCGGCCATCAGTTGCGGCACCGTGCCGCCCCGCCGGGGCTTCCGCCCGTCGGACGTGGCGGCCGCCGAGGAGGTCGCCGGTAGGGCCGCCTTCGCCCTCGAGCGGGCCCTGTTGTTGCGCGAGCGCCAGGAGAGGGCCGAGGAGGCTGGGGCCCGGGCCGCTCAGCTCCGCCGGCTCATGGAGGCCGCCCTGGCCGTCCGCTCTCGTCACTCCCTGGCCGAGGTGCTCGACGTGGGAGCCGAGCAAGCTCGCCGGGTTATGGGCGCGAGCGCGTGCGTGGCCCTGGTGAGGCCCGACGACGGCCAGGCCGGCGACGGTGAGACCGCGAACGATGCCATGGGCGGTGGCCTGGCCGTCTCTCGGGCCGTCCCATGGCCCCCCGAGGCGGTTGTCGACCGTCTTTGCCAGCGGGCACGGGCGTCGGCCGCCCCGACACCCGAGCCCGGCCCCGCGCCTGGCGTCCCCCCTCGCCCCGCGGGCCCCGGGGACGGGCCGGGAGCGGTGCTGACCGACACGTCGGGTACGGTGCTGGGTGCCATCGTCGTCGGTGAAAGGGCGGACGGCCGGCCCTACGCCGAACACGACGAGACCCTGCTCGTCTCTCTTGCCCAACTCGTCTCCGAGGCGGTGGAGGGCGCCCGCCTCTACGAGCGGGCGCGAACGAGCGAGGCCCGCGCCCGGGCTCTGGTGGACGCCTCTCCCCTGGCCATAGTCGAGCTCGGCCCCACCGGTGAGGTCCGGGACGCCAACGCCGCGGCCGTGCGCCTGCTGGGGTGGTCCGGTTCGGTGGAGCCCCGCCGGTTCCCGGTGCTCTACCCGCCCGAGGGCGGCGCGGTGGACCTGGCCGCCGAGGTGGCGGAAGGCCCGACGATGGTGGACCGTCGGCTGGTCCTGCAGTCGGCGGCCGTTGTCGAACTGTCGGTGTCCACGGCCCCGCTGCCGGCCGCGGGCCTGCTGGTGGTGCTGGCCGACGTCACCGAACGGCGCCGCCTCGAGGCGGAGATGGCCAAGACCAAGCGCATGGAGGCGGTCGGGCGGATGGCGGGGGGCGTGGCCCACGACTTCAACAACCTCCTCACCGTCGTACTGGGCCACAGCCACCTGCTGCTGCGGTCCATGGACGAGGGGGACGGCGGCCGCGCCCACGTCGAGTCGATCAAGGAGGCGGGCGAACGGGCGGCCAGCCTGTCGGCCCAGCTCCTCACGATCGCCCGGGGCCAGATCGTCACCCCCGCCCTGGTCGACCTGAACCACGTCGTCGAGTCGATGAACGTGGTCGTGCGGCGGCTGTTGCCCGAGGACGTCGAGGTCCGTGTCAGCACGGCGCCCGGGGTACCGGCGGTAGTGGCTGACGCCGGCCAGCTCGAGCAGGTCCTGCTCAACCTGGCCGTGAACGCTCGTGACGCGGTAGCCGGCGGCGGCCTCGTGGAGATCGCGACCAGCGGGCGCCCCGGCTGGGCCGTACTGCGGGTGTCCGACGACGGGGAGGGCATGACCGCCGAGGTGAGAGAACGCTGCTTCGAGCCCTTCTTCAGCACCCGCCGCCGGGCCAGTGCCGGTCTGGGCCTGGCCACCGTCTACGGCATAGTCACCCAGGCCGGCGGTCGGGTGGAGGTCGACAGCGCGCCCGGCCAAGGCACGACGTTCACAGTGGAACTGCCCGCTGCCGCGGGGACGCCAGCCGTGCCGGCCGCCTCGCCGGCGGCCGCCCCCGGAGGTCGCGAGCGCGTGTTGCTGGTGGAGGACGACCCGGCGGTGCGCTCACTGACCAGGGACATGCTCGAGCGGGAGGGCTACGGCGTGACGGAGGCACCGGGAGGGGCCGAGGCGCTGCGCCTGGCCCGTGCCGGCGAGCGGTTCGACCTCCTGGTGACCGATGTCGTGATGCCCGAGGTCGACGGCGTGAGCCTGGCCGCCGTTCTGGCCGAGCTGTGTGGGCCCCTGCCGACCCTGTTCATCTCCGGTTATCTGGACACGTCGGCGGGGTGGTCCGAGGGGCTGCCCGAGGGTGCCCAGTTGCTGGCCAAGCCGTTCGGGCCCGGGGAGCTAGCGGCCAAGGCGAGAGAGGCCATCGCCGGCCGGGGCGCTCAGGGTTCGAGGTAA
- a CDS encoding fibronectin type III domain-containing protein, with product MTGRRRRALPLVAGLAVSLVMALGPVPVAGAAAGLSVDIATPEPGEWFTSSGRVTVTGEASAATLFASVGRVSVRFYRGGGMVESGDACNPCSSDPTVPFSYTSGVLDHNGPYTVEVVAVGHVLLSGLRVDGSATRDIVVAVPPAPPTGLKAEPQPDRTVKLSWTAPAMSPDFLGYAIYRNSDSRGFVGLHTTVNTTFTDQGAAQLGGAVQYQVASVRRGPVPDDPREALQTRSAAVVANLPALPTTTTSSVPGGTSAPPTTAVPGGGLQDGGAAELDLGSLLQQSPVDVPRLPAPTPPTLPDTGFDANLPFPSTSAPASSPIEGRQQGRAASSTGTGELGAEGGDDSNRRALLVPVAAGSVLCVTALHLRWLNRRLATGAAAVVTGGGAAAGGPGPFDIAELEPLGPEPEHVGAGSGASGRLR from the coding sequence ATGACCGGCCGTAGACGCCGGGCCCTGCCGCTGGTCGCCGGCCTAGCCGTGTCGTTGGTGATGGCCTTGGGCCCGGTCCCGGTGGCGGGGGCGGCTGCCGGCCTGTCGGTGGACATCGCCACCCCCGAACCTGGGGAGTGGTTCACGTCCTCGGGGAGGGTGACCGTCACCGGCGAGGCCAGCGCGGCCACGCTGTTCGCGTCGGTAGGGCGGGTGAGCGTGCGCTTCTACCGGGGCGGGGGCATGGTCGAGAGCGGTGACGCCTGCAACCCGTGCTCGTCCGACCCGACCGTCCCGTTCAGCTACACGTCGGGAGTACTCGACCACAACGGTCCCTACACCGTCGAGGTCGTGGCCGTGGGTCACGTCCTGCTCAGCGGGCTCCGAGTCGACGGGTCGGCGACGCGCGACATCGTGGTGGCCGTCCCCCCGGCGCCCCCGACCGGCCTCAAGGCCGAGCCCCAGCCCGACCGCACCGTCAAGCTCTCGTGGACGGCGCCGGCCATGAGCCCCGACTTCCTGGGTTACGCCATCTACCGCAACAGCGACTCGCGGGGCTTCGTGGGCCTGCACACCACCGTGAACACGACGTTCACCGACCAGGGTGCGGCCCAGCTCGGGGGGGCCGTGCAATACCAGGTGGCTTCGGTGCGCCGCGGGCCCGTCCCCGACGATCCCCGCGAGGCCCTCCAGACCCGCTCGGCGGCCGTGGTGGCCAACCTGCCGGCCCTGCCCACGACCACCACCTCCAGCGTGCCCGGCGGGACCAGCGCCCCTCCCACGACGGCCGTTCCCGGAGGTGGCCTCCAAGACGGAGGGGCGGCCGAGCTCGACTTGGGCTCGCTCCTGCAGCAGTCACCGGTGGACGTACCCCGGCTCCCGGCCCCCACGCCCCCGACCCTGCCCGACACCGGCTTCGACGCCAACCTGCCCTTCCCGTCCACGTCGGCGCCGGCGTCCTCGCCCATCGAGGGACGCCAGCAGGGAAGGGCGGCATCGTCCACCGGTACGGGCGAGCTCGGGGCCGAGGGCGGCGACGACTCCAACCGTCGCGCCCTGCTCGTACCCGTGGCCGCCGGGTCGGTCCTCTGCGTGACGGCCCTGCACCTGCGCTGGCTCAACCGGCGCTTGGCCACGGGGGCGGCCGCGGTGGTGACCGGGGGCGGGGCCGCCGCGGGCGGCCCGGGCCCGTTCGACATCGCCGAGCTGGAGCCGCTCGGGCCCGAGCCCGAACACGTCGGGGCCGGCTCGGGGGCGTCCGGACGCCTACGCTGA
- a CDS encoding TadE/TadG family type IV pilus assembly protein, whose translation MTRRFRERAGPAGSLTPRPGRVPRGQAAVELALVLPLVVMLLLLVVQVGLLARDQVLVVHAAREAAREAAVDPAPEAARTAAEASSGLDPGRLDVEVTGRGAPGSRVKVTARYRSPTAVPVVGALVGELRLQASATMRVER comes from the coding sequence GTGACGAGGCGATTTCGTGAGCGAGCCGGCCCGGCCGGCTCGCTCACACCCCGGCCGGGCCGTGTCCCGCGGGGCCAGGCAGCCGTGGAGCTGGCCCTCGTCCTGCCCCTGGTCGTCATGCTTCTCCTGTTGGTCGTCCAGGTGGGGCTGCTGGCCCGCGACCAGGTGCTGGTGGTGCACGCCGCCCGAGAGGCCGCACGCGAGGCGGCCGTCGACCCCGCCCCCGAAGCGGCCCGTACGGCCGCCGAGGCGTCGTCGGGGCTGGACCCCGGGAGGCTCGACGTCGAGGTCACCGGCCGGGGCGCCCCGGGTAGCCGGGTGAAGGTCACAGCCCGCTACCGGTCACCCACCGCAGTGCCCGTGGTCGGGGCACTGGTGGGGGAGCTTCGCCTCCAGGCGTCGGCTACCATGCGTGTCGAACGGTGA
- a CDS encoding DUF4244 domain-containing protein, producing MSDISIHLYLFLTTLAGRAGRRLVPDERGQASAEYALVLLGAAAVALLIVAWATKTDLVEQLFEKVMKAITGKVS from the coding sequence TTGTCCGACATCTCGATCCACCTCTACCTCTTCCTCACGACTCTGGCCGGCCGGGCCGGCCGTCGCCTGGTGCCCGACGAGCGCGGGCAGGCCTCCGCCGAGTACGCGCTGGTACTGCTGGGGGCGGCGGCCGTCGCCCTGCTCATCGTGGCCTGGGCCACGAAGACCGATCTCGTCGAGCAGCTCTTCGAGAAGGTGATGAAGGCCATCACCGGCAAGGTCTCGTGA
- the phoU gene encoding phosphate signaling complex protein PhoU: protein MELRSAFHRELEVVDLQVRRLFALVIEAIGGATDALLAGDRQAARDLVARDDLLDALYVDVEKVVQRQFALQGPLATDLRFLLSVLRIVPELERSGDLAEHIAQCAARGITSELTPRLRGLIQQMGRVGVSLWQESARVYDSREAGAGERLRDLDDELDDLHVSFIAELASGKVSVPVAIELALVGRFYERLGDHAVNIGGRVDYIATGGFKPRPGDET, encoded by the coding sequence GTGGAACTCCGCAGCGCATTCCATCGCGAGCTCGAGGTCGTCGACCTCCAGGTCCGGCGCCTGTTCGCCCTGGTCATCGAAGCCATCGGCGGGGCCACCGACGCCCTGCTGGCCGGGGACCGCCAGGCGGCCCGCGACCTCGTGGCCCGCGACGACCTGCTCGACGCCTTATACGTCGACGTCGAGAAGGTGGTCCAGCGCCAGTTCGCCCTCCAGGGGCCCCTGGCCACCGACCTGAGGTTCCTGCTGTCGGTGCTGCGCATAGTGCCCGAACTGGAGCGCAGCGGTGACCTGGCCGAACACATAGCCCAGTGCGCGGCCCGGGGCATCACCAGCGAGCTGACTCCTCGGTTACGGGGGCTGATCCAGCAGATGGGACGCGTGGGCGTCAGCCTCTGGCAGGAGTCGGCCCGGGTTTACGACAGCCGGGAGGCCGGGGCCGGCGAACGCCTCCGCGACCTCGACGACGAGCTCGACGACCTCCACGTGAGCTTCATCGCCGAGCTGGCCAGCGGCAAGGTGAGTGTCCCGGTGGCCATCGAGCTGGCTCTCGTGGGCCGGTTCTACGAGCGGCTGGGCGACCACGCCGTCAACATCGGCGGGCGGGTCGACTACATCGCCACCGGCGGTTTCAAGCCCCGGCCGGGCGACGAGACCTGA